A portion of the Cryptomeria japonica chromosome 5, Sugi_1.0, whole genome shotgun sequence genome contains these proteins:
- the LOC131034842 gene encoding 1-aminocyclopropane-1-carboxylate synthase 3, with amino-acid sequence MNSYVEKCTSVGLNACNNGHTIVSEKATCNTHGEDSAYFAGWDEYRRNPYDPLHNPSGVIQMGLAENRLSFDLLERWLEEHPEVKITFRQDLFRKLALYQDYHGLEDFRKAMVNFMEAVRGNKGKLDPDRIVNTAGATSANEVLMFCLADPGDVFLLPSPYYPGFDRDLKWRTGIEIVPIHCYSCNNFQITKSAVISAYKEAQKRKKKVKGILITNPCNPLGTTSSAKTLKMLLAFAHRKKIHLVCDEIYSGSVFCFPEFHSIANMMAKENYSKRDNVHIVYSLSKDLGLPGFRVGIIYSYNNTVATAARRMSSFCMVSSQTQHLLSTMLSDSEFVNNYIAENKKRLEERYRLVVSGLARAGIRCLEGNAGLFCWVNMSHLLVSNDLEGELKLWKNILYEARVNISPGSSFHCMEPGWFRVCFADMNISTMEVALRRLENFVKQCKATR; translated from the exons ATGAATTCCTATGTAGAAAAATGTACGAGTGTAGGTCTAAATGCATGTAATAATGGGCATACAATTGTTTCTGAGAAAGCAACATGTAATACACATGGGGAAGATTCTGCTTATTTTGCTGGCTGGGATGAGTATAGAAGgaatccatatgaccccttacacaATCCCTCTGGTGTGATCCAGATGGGTCTTGCAGAGAATAGG TTGTCATTTGATCTATTGGAAAGGTGGTTAGAAGAGCACCCAGAAGTAAAAATTACATTCAGGCAGGATTTATTTAGAAAATTGGCACTTTATCAGGACTACCATGGGTTGGAAGATTTTAGAAAG GCTATGGTCAATTTTATGGAGGCAGTGAGAGGAAACAAAGGTAAACTTGATCCAGACAGGATAGTAAATACTGCTGGAGCAACTTCAGCCAACGAAGTATTAATGTTCTGCCTTGCTGATCCAGGAGATGTTTTCTTACTGCCCTCTCCTTATTACCCAGG GTTTGACAGGGATCTGAAGTGGCGCACAGGTATAGAGATAGTCCCAATCCATTGCTACAGCTGCAACAATTTCCAGATCACCAAATCAGCAGTGATATCAGCATACAAGGAAGcccagaaaagaaagaagaaagttaAAGGAATTCTCATAACAAATCCATGCAACCCACTGGGCACAACATCAAGTGCCaaaacattgaagatgctactggcttttgcacatagaaagaaaataCATCTAGTGTGCGATGAGATATATTCAGGATCAGTCTTCTGTTTTCCAGAGTTTCACAGCATTGCTAATATGATGGCCAAAGAAAATTACAGTAAGAGGGATAATGTACATATAGTGTACAGTTTATCAAAGGATCTGGGTCTTCCAGGCTTCAGAGTTGGGATAATCTATTCCTATAATAATACAGTAGCCACAGCAGCTAGAAGAATGTCAAGTTTCTGCATGGTTTCATCCCAGACCCAGCATTTACTGTCTACTATGCTTTCAGATTCAGAATTTGTAAATAATTATATAGCTGAGAATAAGAAGAGATTAGAAGAGAGGTATAGATTGGTTGTTTCAGGGCTTGCACGAGCTGGTATTAGATGCTTGGAAGGGAATGCAGGTCTTTTCTGTTGGGTAAACATGAGTCATCTGCTTGTATCAAATGACTTAGAGGGAGAGTTAAAACTATGGAAAAATATATTATACGAAGCCAGAGTGAATATATCTCCTGGGTCTTCCTTCCACTGCATGGAGCCTGGTTGGTTTCGAGTTTGCTTCGCCGATATGAACATTTCCACCATGGAAGTCGCGTTGAGAAGGCTTGAAAACTTTGTAAAGCAATGCAAGGCTACGCGTTAG